From one Streptomyces mobaraensis genomic stretch:
- a CDS encoding SMP-30/gluconolactonase/LRE family protein — protein MRNTALRPHATLPGPYDAGTVLATTVDARGNALWLLCPDAETVRNPYGPSYPKPRRYPYDALLVSSDGTPPVDRTLTGVRVRPSALDVLPDGRVLLVGGGAGESNAQLLGRDGRPPHRFSIGRGARFVRADRQGTLWSAYSDEGVYGDPLAAAGLVRWDGHGNRQWSLTPPDGLPHPVDAHALNVDDDGGAWFAYHPSPRLLHVRADGRVASWTTPVARPRGIAAHGAEVALLADGLLHRCRASAGTLDPLEETRLTLPDGTPLTRYTDVVGRGRRLYVRGKSVRQWYVLDIDM, from the coding sequence TTGAGGAACACCGCCCTCCGTCCGCACGCGACGCTGCCCGGCCCGTACGACGCCGGGACCGTCCTGGCCACCACCGTCGATGCCCGGGGCAACGCCCTGTGGCTGCTCTGCCCGGACGCGGAAACCGTACGGAACCCGTACGGGCCGTCGTACCCGAAGCCCCGCCGGTACCCCTACGACGCCCTGCTCGTCAGCAGCGACGGCACGCCCCCGGTCGACCGCACCCTGACCGGGGTGCGGGTGCGGCCGTCCGCCCTGGACGTCCTGCCCGACGGCCGGGTCCTCCTGGTCGGGGGCGGCGCCGGTGAGTCGAACGCCCAACTCCTCGGGCGTGACGGCCGGCCCCCGCACCGCTTCTCCATCGGCCGCGGAGCCCGCTTCGTACGGGCCGACCGCCAAGGCACCCTGTGGAGCGCCTACTCCGACGAGGGGGTCTACGGTGACCCGCTCGCCGCCGCCGGCCTCGTCCGCTGGGACGGCCACGGCAACCGGCAGTGGTCCCTCACGCCCCCGGACGGCCTCCCGCACCCGGTCGACGCGCACGCCCTCAACGTCGACGACGACGGTGGCGCCTGGTTCGCCTACCACCCGTCGCCCCGTCTCCTTCACGTCCGAGCCGACGGCCGGGTCGCGTCCTGGACCACACCGGTCGCCCGCCCCCGGGGCATCGCGGCCCACGGCGCGGAGGTCGCCCTCCTCGCCGACGGCCTGCTGCACCGCTGCCGGGCCTCCGCCGGCACCCTCGACCCGCTCGAGGAAACCCGGCTCACCCTCCCCGACGGCACACCCCTCACGCGGTACACCGACGTCGTCGGACGCGGGCGGCGGCTCTACGTGCGCGGGAAGTCCGTGCGGCAGTGGTACGTCCTGGACATCGACATGTGA
- a CDS encoding DUF7691 family protein has translation MSRIISYSTADQAHVVAFLGAGDSLSADQRDVLADMRACAEADQLRLEQQDIDWGLTIPDALDHLIAGHADSTAEYAANAYYSALQHIIDANASDPADLGSYSKPSTFFGLLDDELRRLGVDADLLPYGYLFAGPPDGIPFPLPYPTDGSPDFGRLPLAKAKPAADAYRRVLDRIDPGLTHDVTILIEMLDDEHDNWIWARERLDWYTQDTLFFSIKG, from the coding sequence ATGAGCCGGATCATCTCGTACAGCACCGCGGACCAAGCGCACGTCGTGGCCTTCCTCGGCGCCGGGGACAGCCTCTCCGCCGACCAGCGCGACGTCCTCGCCGACATGCGCGCATGCGCGGAGGCCGACCAACTCCGGCTCGAACAACAGGACATCGACTGGGGCCTGACCATCCCCGATGCCCTCGACCACCTCATAGCCGGCCACGCCGACTCGACGGCCGAGTACGCGGCCAACGCCTACTACAGCGCGCTCCAGCACATCATCGACGCCAACGCCTCCGACCCCGCCGACCTGGGCTCGTACTCCAAGCCCTCCACCTTCTTCGGCCTGCTGGACGACGAGCTCCGCCGCCTGGGCGTGGACGCCGACCTGCTGCCCTACGGATACCTCTTCGCCGGACCGCCCGACGGAATCCCCTTCCCCCTCCCCTACCCCACGGACGGATCCCCGGACTTCGGCCGGCTCCCGCTGGCCAAGGCCAAGCCCGCCGCCGACGCCTACCGCCGGGTCCTGGACCGGATCGACCCCGGTCTCACCCACGACGTCACGATTCTGATCGAGATGCTGGACGACGAACACGACAACTGGATATGGGCCCGCGAGCGGCTCGACTGGTACACGCAGGACACCCTCTTCTTCTCCATCAAGGGCTGA